Proteins encoded by one window of Dermochelys coriacea isolate rDerCor1 chromosome 13, rDerCor1.pri.v4, whole genome shotgun sequence:
- the LOC119842129 gene encoding 1,25-dihydroxyvitamin D(3) 24-hydroxylase, mitochondrial, with product MSSPLKRAPLLRPFLTLRDASAQQQHPPQPRRSASSACAFHPKAEEVAPSVPAPHCRGHPLSALPGPTNWPLLGSLPGVLWKGGLKKQHETLADYHRKFGKIFRMKLGAFDSVHIGAPCLLEALYRKESAHPQRLEIKPWKAYRDYRDEGYGLLILEGKDWQRVRSAFQKKLMKPTEIVKLDATVNKVLVDFMHRIDDLCNHNGEIENIYSEFNKWSFESICLVLYGKRFGLLQQDVGEEGLNFIKAVKTMMGTFGMMMVTPVELHKSLNTKVWQAHTNAWDNIFKTAKCSIDSRLEKYSANPSEDFLCDIYFGSQLSKKELYAAITEFQIAGVETTANSLLWALYNISRNPHVQQKLFQEIQSAVFANESPNAEDLKKMPYLKACLKESMRITPSVPFTTRTLDKETMLGDYVLPERTVLMLNSHALGSNEEYFSDWTTFKPERWLEKNIINPFAHIPFGIGRRMCIGRRLAELQLHLALCWLVRKYQIVATDNKTVETLHSGILIPSRELPIAFRRR from the exons ATGAGCTCCCCCTTGAAGAGAGCCCCGCTGCTCAGGCCCTTCCTGACGCTGCGAGATGCCAGCGCGCAGCAGCAGCATCCTCCGCAGCCCAGGCGCTCCGCATCCTCCGCCTGCGCCTTCCACCCTAAGGCGGAGGAGGTGGCGCCGAGCGTGCCGGCTCCTCACTGCAGGGGGCACCCCCTCTCCGCCCTGCCCGGCCCCACCAACTGGCCCCTGCTGGGCAGCCTGCCGGGCGTCCTCTGGAAAGGGGGGCTCAAGAAGCAGCACGAGACGCTG GCTGATTACCACCGGAAATTTGGGAAGATTTTCCGCATGAAGCTGGGCGCCTTTGACTCCGTTCACATCGGAGCCCCCTGCTTGTTAGAAGCTCTGTACCGGAAAGAGAGCGCTCACCCCCAGAGGCTGGAGATCAAGCCCTGGAAAGCCTACCGGGACTACAGAGACGAGGGCTACGGGCTGCTGATCCT AGAAGGAAAGGACTGGCAGAGAGTCAGAAGTGCCTTTCAAAAGAAGTTAATGAAGCCCACAGAAATCGTGAAACTGGATGCCACAGTCAATAAG GTCCTGGTGGATTTCATGCATAGAATAGATGATCTTTGTAACCACAATGGTGAAATTGAAAACATATATTCAGAATTCAACAAATGGTCCTTTGAAA GTATCTGCTTGGTATTGTATGGGAAGAGGTTTGGACTCCTGCAGCAGGATGTGGGAGAAGAAGGCCTGAACTTCATCAAGGCTGTAAAAACG ATGATGGGTACTTTTGGGATGATGATGGTGACCCCAGTTGAACTTCATAAAAGTCTGAACACAAAAGTCTGGCAAGCTCATACCAATGCATGGGACAATATCTTCAAAACAg CCAAGTGTTCAATTGACAGCAGACTGGAGAAATATTCTGCCAATCCCAGTGAAGATTTCCTGTGCGACATTTACTTTGGGAGTCAACTCTCCAAGAAGGAACTGTATGCTGCTATCACAGAGTTCCAGATTGCAGGAGTTGAAACG ACTGCCAATAGTCTACTGTGGGCTCTGTATAACATTTCACGCAATCCACACGTTCAACAGAAGCTTTTCCAGGAAATACAGAGTGCAGTGTTTGCTAATGAGAGTCCAAATGCTGAGGACCTGAAGAAAATGCCTTACCTAAAAGCATGTCTGAAAGAATCTATGAG GATAACACCATCTGTGCCATTTACCACTCGCACTCTTGACAAAGAAACAATGCTTGGGGACTATGTGTTACCTGAAAGG ACAGTGTTGATGTTAAACAGTCATGCCTTGGGATCCAATGAAGAGTACTTTAGTGACTGGACTACGTTTAAACCAGAGCGTTGGCTTGAGAAGAATATAATAAATCCTTTTGCTCATATTCCTTTTGGCATTGGGAGGAGGATGTGCATTGGGCGTCGCTTAGCTGAACTACAACTTCATTTAGCCCTTTGCTGG CTTGTTCGCAAATATCAGATTGTTGCAACTGACAATAAGACAGTAGAAACTCTGCATTCAGGAATACTAATCCCCAGCCGAGAACTTCCCATTGCATTTAGAAGACGATGA